One Paenisporosarcina sp. FSL H8-0542 genomic region harbors:
- the pheT gene encoding phenylalanine--tRNA ligase subunit beta, translating to MLVSTKWLADYIDTKGLAPAELAEKITRSGIEVDAVIDRSHGMINVVVGHVLECGKHPEADKLSICQVDVGEEVTQIICGAPNIAAGQKVIVARPGAILPGGMKIKKAKLRGEESNGMICSLQELAIEGKLVPKKYAEGIYVLPAGIQAGADALEILGLNDTVLELGLTPNRADAMSMLGVAYEVGAILSEDMKYPEINYASSSEAAENVLKLHVEDVDANPMYVAKVVKNVVIGESPLWLQQRLMAAGVRPHNNVVDVTNYVLMEYGQPLHAFDYDRLQTGEIVVRAAHAGEKITTLDDQERELQAHHLVITNGQEPVALAGVMGGANSEVHEGTTTVVIESAYFKPASVRQTSKDHNLRSDASSRFEKGVDPNRVEAAAERAAQLIAELAGGEVLQGSVKFDELDKSQKEVIVSPDFINNRLGMKISLEEMTSILNRLKFDFEAANGLLYIKAPTRRQDIQIEEDIVEEIARIYGYDDIPMTLPEGESTPGGLTPYQAQRRLVRNFLEGAGLHQAITYSLTSKELAQRFALETAPVTELLMPMSEDRSTLRQSLIPHLLEAASYNVARKADSVTLFETGSVFLGETAEGLPSEEEHVAAVMTGKWLDHSWQGERKTVDFFVLKGIIEGLFAKLGLEKHVSFEQAQVDGLHPGRTASVKLADEVIGVVGQLHPTEQKKRDLKETYVMELNMAKILNFALEPLLYTPVPRFPSISRDIALVVNRTQAAGKLQQIIRAAGGKLLKDIRVFDLYEGEKMEPGHKSVAFSLTYEDPERTLTDEEVVKAHSKVLKALEEEGNAQLRG from the coding sequence ATGCTCGTTTCTACAAAATGGCTAGCAGATTATATTGATACTAAAGGGTTGGCTCCGGCTGAACTCGCTGAAAAAATTACTCGTTCAGGAATCGAAGTGGACGCAGTTATCGACCGCTCACATGGCATGATAAACGTAGTTGTAGGTCATGTATTGGAATGCGGCAAGCATCCTGAAGCGGATAAATTATCGATTTGCCAAGTGGATGTCGGAGAAGAAGTGACACAAATTATTTGTGGCGCACCGAATATCGCAGCAGGTCAAAAAGTAATTGTTGCACGTCCTGGCGCTATATTACCTGGCGGCATGAAAATCAAAAAAGCGAAGCTTCGTGGCGAAGAATCGAACGGGATGATTTGTTCCCTTCAAGAACTTGCGATTGAAGGGAAACTTGTACCTAAAAAGTATGCTGAAGGAATATACGTTTTACCTGCAGGTATACAAGCTGGTGCAGATGCACTTGAAATTTTAGGATTAAACGATACGGTACTTGAATTAGGCTTGACGCCTAACCGTGCTGATGCGATGAGCATGCTTGGTGTAGCGTATGAAGTCGGTGCCATTCTTTCTGAAGATATGAAATATCCTGAAATCAACTATGCTTCGTCAAGTGAAGCAGCAGAAAACGTCTTGAAACTTCACGTAGAAGATGTAGATGCAAACCCGATGTACGTGGCAAAAGTAGTCAAAAATGTTGTCATCGGCGAATCGCCATTATGGTTACAACAACGCTTGATGGCTGCAGGTGTACGACCTCATAACAACGTTGTGGACGTAACGAACTACGTCTTAATGGAATATGGTCAACCGCTTCATGCATTTGATTACGACCGTTTACAAACTGGAGAAATCGTTGTCAGAGCAGCACATGCAGGCGAAAAAATTACCACTTTGGATGACCAAGAGCGTGAATTACAAGCTCATCATTTAGTCATCACAAATGGTCAAGAACCAGTGGCACTCGCAGGTGTTATGGGTGGGGCAAACTCAGAAGTACATGAAGGCACGACAACAGTGGTTATTGAGTCAGCTTATTTCAAACCAGCTTCTGTCCGTCAAACTTCAAAAGATCACAACCTACGTAGTGATGCGAGTTCTCGCTTTGAAAAAGGCGTGGATCCTAACCGTGTGGAAGCAGCTGCAGAAAGAGCTGCCCAACTGATTGCCGAACTTGCAGGAGGAGAAGTGCTGCAAGGAAGTGTGAAATTTGATGAGCTGGATAAATCTCAAAAAGAAGTCATCGTATCACCTGACTTTATTAACAATCGTTTAGGAATGAAAATTTCTTTAGAAGAAATGACGTCAATTTTAAACCGTCTGAAATTTGATTTCGAAGCAGCGAATGGATTGCTTTATATTAAAGCACCAACTCGTCGCCAGGATATTCAAATAGAAGAAGATATCGTGGAAGAAATTGCGCGTATCTACGGATATGATGATATTCCGATGACCTTGCCTGAAGGTGAATCAACACCGGGTGGTTTAACACCTTATCAAGCACAACGTCGCTTAGTTCGCAACTTCCTTGAAGGTGCAGGCTTGCATCAAGCAATTACGTATTCATTGACTTCAAAAGAACTTGCACAGCGATTTGCACTTGAAACGGCTCCAGTAACAGAATTGTTGATGCCGATGAGCGAAGATCGCAGCACTCTGCGTCAGTCATTAATTCCGCATTTATTGGAAGCAGCAAGCTACAACGTTGCGCGTAAAGCTGATTCGGTGACATTGTTTGAAACGGGTTCAGTGTTCCTTGGTGAAACAGCAGAAGGACTTCCATCTGAAGAAGAGCATGTGGCGGCAGTAATGACTGGCAAATGGCTTGACCATAGCTGGCAAGGCGAACGCAAAACAGTCGATTTCTTTGTATTAAAGGGAATCATTGAAGGGCTATTTGCGAAGCTAGGATTAGAAAAACATGTATCATTTGAGCAAGCTCAAGTGGATGGATTACATCCAGGGCGAACTGCGTCAGTGAAGTTGGCAGATGAAGTGATTGGTGTTGTCGGTCAATTGCACCCAACCGAACAAAAGAAACGTGATTTGAAAGAAACGTATGTAATGGAATTGAACATGGCGAAAATACTGAATTTCGCATTAGAGCCATTATTGTATACACCAGTACCACGTTTCCCATCCATTTCACGTGATATCGCTTTAGTCGTAAATCGCACGCAAGCTGCAGGCAAATTACAACAGATTATCCGTGCAGCTGGTGGGAAGTTATTGAAAGATATCCGCGTCTTCGATTTATACGAAGGAGAGAAAATGGAACCAGGTCATAAATCGGTTGCATTCTCACTAACTTACGAAGATCCAGAACGTACATTAACAGATGAAGAAGTCGTGAAGGCTCATTCGAAAGTGCTAAAAGCACTTGAAGAAGAAGGCAACGCACAACTTCGAGGATAA
- the rnhC gene encoding ribonuclease HIII, which produces MSNEVLQLSPIQLKEVFTHYANNRIERNAPGVVFAAKLPDTSITAYKSGKVLFQGSGSTREAMRWGTLEEKAGKKVSSAKGDTLPEGFALKSVIGSDETGTGDFFGPMTVAACYVPADKIELIHFLGVKDSKMLTDDLMRKIAPDLKSTLTHSILILGNEKYNTVQAKGWSQGKIKALLHNQALKHVLSKIAPEKPEFILIDQFAERGIYYNHVKAEKEIIRENVLFSTKAEQLHVSVAAASILARVAFLEEMDKLSLKAGVTIPKGASSKVDEVAARIYLSNGEEFLSSITKKHFANTGKALAIANKKRRQ; this is translated from the coding sequence ATGTCGAACGAAGTGTTGCAACTATCTCCTATACAATTAAAAGAAGTTTTTACTCATTATGCAAATAATAGAATTGAGCGAAACGCACCAGGTGTCGTCTTCGCAGCAAAACTACCAGACACCTCCATCACAGCCTATAAATCTGGCAAAGTATTGTTTCAAGGGAGTGGTTCTACACGCGAAGCGATGCGCTGGGGAACATTAGAGGAGAAGGCAGGTAAAAAAGTGAGTTCCGCAAAAGGAGATACTCTACCTGAAGGTTTTGCTTTAAAATCTGTTATTGGTTCTGACGAAACGGGAACCGGTGATTTCTTTGGCCCTATGACGGTTGCCGCATGTTACGTGCCTGCTGATAAAATCGAACTTATTCATTTCCTTGGTGTAAAGGATTCCAAAATGCTAACAGATGACCTCATGCGGAAAATAGCACCCGACTTAAAAAGCACACTGACACACAGCATATTGATTCTGGGCAATGAGAAGTACAATACCGTCCAAGCAAAAGGCTGGTCACAAGGGAAAATAAAAGCCTTGTTGCACAATCAGGCGTTGAAGCATGTGCTCTCAAAAATAGCTCCTGAAAAACCAGAGTTCATTTTAATCGACCAATTTGCCGAACGTGGCATTTACTACAATCATGTGAAAGCAGAAAAAGAAATCATTCGTGAGAATGTGCTTTTCTCAACAAAAGCTGAACAATTACATGTATCTGTGGCAGCCGCTTCCATATTGGCGCGTGTCGCCTTTTTGGAGGAAATGGATAAGCTCAGTTTAAAAGCAGGAGTGACTATTCCAAAAGGTGCGAGTTCGAAAGTGGATGAAGTCGCTGCCCGAATTTACTTGAGCAATGGCGAGGAATTTCTTTCATCCATTACGAAAAAACATTTCGCCAACACAGGTAAAGCACTGGCTATTGCTAACAAGAAAAGAAGACAATAA
- the zapA gene encoding cell division protein ZapA yields the protein MSEQHKIRVSVDIYGQTYKMLGSETSGHMRLVASMVDDKMREINSHNPSLDSSKLAVLTAVNTVHEYVKLKEQVEQLEEEIKRLKG from the coding sequence TTGTCAGAGCAACATAAAATACGAGTTTCAGTAGATATATATGGTCAAACGTATAAAATGCTAGGTTCGGAAACTAGCGGTCATATGCGTCTGGTTGCCTCTATGGTTGACGATAAAATGCGAGAAATCAATTCGCACAATCCCTCATTAGATAGTTCTAAGTTGGCTGTTCTTACAGCGGTCAATACAGTCCATGAATATGTTAAATTAAAAGAACAAGTAGAACAACTAGAAGAAGAAATCAAAAGGTTAAAGGGTTGA
- a CDS encoding CvpA family protein has protein sequence MLDILIIVLLAAGLFVGAKRGLIVQLIHMTGFIIALIVAYSYYKPLAEKFVLWIPYPTVDSSSRLTFAIDKLDLDQTFYQLIAFALIFFVVKFALQLVASMFDFLSYLPVLGFISRIAGAILGFIEFYILLFIVMYVIALLPIDPFQNLIENSNLAESMLKSTPILSETVKNWWYIYTE, from the coding sequence ATGTTAGATATACTGATTATAGTTTTATTAGCAGCAGGATTATTTGTAGGTGCAAAACGAGGATTAATCGTCCAATTGATTCATATGACTGGATTCATTATTGCACTCATCGTTGCCTACTCCTATTATAAACCACTCGCTGAAAAATTTGTGTTGTGGATTCCATATCCTACTGTCGACTCGAGTTCAAGGCTGACATTTGCAATCGACAAATTGGATCTGGATCAGACGTTTTATCAATTAATTGCATTTGCACTCATCTTTTTTGTCGTGAAATTTGCATTACAACTAGTTGCATCCATGTTTGATTTCCTTTCTTACTTACCGGTACTGGGATTCATCAGCAGGATTGCAGGTGCAATTTTAGGCTTTATCGAATTCTACATATTGTTGTTTATCGTAATGTACGTCATTGCATTATTGCCGATAGACCCGTTCCAAAATTTGATCGAGAATTCAAATTTAGCGGAGTCCATGCTTAAAAGTACGCCAATTTTATCAGAGACGGTTAAAAACTGGTGGTACATCTATACTGAATAA